One genomic region from Actinocatenispora thailandica encodes:
- a CDS encoding L,D-transpeptidase, with translation MPRHSWRGRARIVTALMATGLAATMLAGCNNGDGKASAGSKDDGLGGGKPVPAATVAITPTTGTSKVSPGEPVVVKATGGTLATVSLTNAAGKQVSGTLSADKKTWTSSEKLGYDKKYAVAATATNADGRKTSGKSSFSTVKPGNFTLPYLRNGNGKTYGVGEPVMVHFDEKIPDKAAAEKALKVTTSPSIEGSWSWINDQDVHWRPKTDAGKYWPAGTKVTVAADVYGVNMGKGLWGQEDRKVSFTIGDQIIAKASNKSLHMKIYKNGSVVKDMPFSGGKGGYIQDKYGNNVSLWTPSGTMVVMDLERKVHMTSSSWGIAKNNPQAYDLWVDYGTRLTGDGIYLHAAPWNEGLHGVQNDSHGCINLSTADAEWAYEHLKPGDIVIMSGTPDKVTLTRGYGDWNVSWDQWVKGSALH, from the coding sequence ATGCCACGTCACTCGTGGCGCGGCCGAGCCAGGATCGTCACGGCGCTGATGGCCACCGGCCTGGCGGCGACGATGCTGGCCGGGTGCAACAACGGCGACGGCAAGGCGTCGGCGGGCAGCAAGGACGACGGTCTCGGCGGGGGCAAGCCGGTCCCGGCGGCGACCGTGGCGATCACACCGACCACCGGCACCAGCAAGGTGTCGCCCGGCGAGCCGGTGGTGGTGAAGGCGACCGGCGGCACGCTTGCCACGGTCTCGCTGACCAATGCCGCCGGCAAGCAGGTGTCCGGCACGCTGTCGGCCGACAAGAAGACGTGGACCTCCAGCGAGAAGCTGGGCTACGACAAGAAGTACGCGGTGGCGGCCACCGCGACCAACGCCGACGGCAGGAAGACCAGCGGCAAGAGTTCGTTCAGCACCGTCAAGCCGGGCAACTTCACGCTGCCCTACCTTCGTAACGGCAACGGCAAGACGTACGGCGTGGGTGAGCCGGTGATGGTGCACTTCGACGAGAAGATCCCGGACAAGGCGGCCGCGGAGAAGGCGCTGAAGGTCACCACCAGCCCGTCGATCGAGGGGTCCTGGAGCTGGATCAACGACCAGGACGTGCACTGGCGGCCGAAGACCGACGCCGGGAAGTACTGGCCGGCCGGCACCAAGGTCACCGTGGCCGCCGACGTGTACGGCGTGAACATGGGCAAGGGGCTGTGGGGCCAGGAGGACCGCAAGGTCTCGTTCACCATCGGTGACCAGATCATCGCGAAGGCGTCCAACAAGTCGCTGCACATGAAGATCTACAAGAACGGCAGCGTGGTCAAGGACATGCCGTTCAGCGGCGGCAAGGGCGGCTACATCCAGGACAAGTACGGCAACAACGTCTCGCTGTGGACTCCGAGCGGGACGATGGTCGTGATGGACCTGGAGCGCAAGGTGCACATGACGTCGTCCAGCTGGGGCATCGCCAAGAACAACCCGCAGGCGTACGACCTGTGGGTCGACTACGGCACCCGGCTCACCGGCGACGGCATCTACCTGCACGCGGCCCCCTGGAACGAGGGCCTGCACGGGGTGCAGAACGACTCGCACGGGTGCATCAACCTCAGCACCGCCGACGCCGAGTGGGCGTACGAGCATCTCAAGCCGGGCGACATCGTGATCATGTCCGGTACTCCGGACAAGGTGACGCTGACTCGCGGTTACGGCGACTGGAACGTCAGCTGGGACCAGTGGGTGAAGGGTTCCGCGCTGCACTGA
- a CDS encoding C39 family peptidase, which translates to MAVRTRLLLSVVSGVGLVATLTAVPAAATPIGVAPEQPTHSAAAYKAAHDTDPHVPLSAAARSGLQRRTEAAQRTMARVRAEAARPGATAASTAKSLKGTQQAQQTYYWCGPAAVAGALKMRGVSLSQSSTAKLLRTTVDGTDWSGRNAAVPKAYQTGYPVADVLTYKLHGQGATYYPVGLSYDPTAKEKSTYKTRLVADINNGWDLIGDAWEVPGGPHLVGHPGNQEIFHYYTMRGYSGSGTYTRYQDSVHGAGSISWSSGVPAYSTMSSATITTINGGRGYVW; encoded by the coding sequence GTGGCAGTTCGTACCCGACTCCTGTTGTCGGTGGTGTCCGGCGTCGGCCTGGTCGCGACGCTGACCGCGGTACCAGCCGCGGCCACGCCGATCGGCGTGGCACCGGAGCAGCCGACCCACTCGGCCGCCGCGTACAAGGCGGCACACGACACCGACCCGCACGTACCGCTGAGCGCGGCGGCGCGGTCCGGCCTGCAGCGCCGGACCGAGGCCGCGCAGCGCACCATGGCCCGGGTCCGGGCCGAGGCGGCGCGGCCCGGGGCGACGGCGGCCAGTACGGCCAAGTCGCTCAAGGGCACCCAGCAGGCACAGCAGACCTACTACTGGTGCGGCCCGGCCGCGGTGGCCGGCGCGCTGAAGATGCGCGGGGTGTCGCTGAGCCAGAGCAGTACCGCGAAGCTGCTGCGCACCACCGTCGACGGCACCGACTGGTCCGGCCGCAACGCGGCGGTACCGAAGGCGTACCAGACCGGCTACCCGGTCGCCGACGTGCTCACGTACAAGCTGCACGGGCAGGGCGCCACCTACTACCCGGTGGGCCTGTCGTACGACCCGACCGCCAAGGAGAAGTCGACCTACAAGACCCGGCTGGTCGCCGACATCAACAACGGCTGGGACCTGATCGGCGACGCCTGGGAGGTACCGGGCGGGCCACACCTGGTCGGCCACCCCGGCAACCAGGAGATCTTCCACTACTACACGATGCGCGGGTACTCGGGCTCCGGCACGTACACCCGCTACCAGGACTCGGTGCACGGCGCCGGGAGCATCTCCTGGTCGTCCGGCGTACCGGCGTACTCGACCATGTCGTCGGCCACCATCACCACGATCAACGGTGGCCGTGGCTACGTCTGGTAG
- a CDS encoding ABC transporter substrate-binding protein, with the protein MKRRTLLAAGAATAALPLTGCASTSHGLEVVCAWGGPELAAFRKVLAGFTAEFGHSVRIVVANGNGVDAMLSARLAADNRPDVAVLSEPSLITEYANAGHLVELPDRKYGANLPDYWRTLAGVDGTLYGCWVKIAHKSLFWYRQSALFPAADGDPLIQQPPQTWAEFVDLVKRWPVRGQSPLAIGAADGWVLTDWFENVLASLNSNDQTGNAYDALVSPQADWDVDIVRHALRNLGELWSLPNTLPYGGARALLTPFDASVAQVFGEHRAGMLFEGDFVAPIVSDLHSADEPSCFPFPPVEGRRRPQIVAGDVAVLLRRSTAGLDLMEYLTTKAAATPWADAGFLVAPYQQNLTVEYPQARMRQLAGEISDPTAEVRFDLSDQLTGKLIGDDGKGSWLILSDFFRAVTGGAPVGRAVDEAVRQFDLATGRPR; encoded by the coding sequence GTGAAGCGCCGCACCCTGCTCGCCGCCGGCGCGGCCACCGCCGCGCTGCCGCTCACCGGCTGCGCCAGCACCAGCCACGGGCTGGAGGTGGTGTGCGCCTGGGGTGGGCCGGAGCTCGCCGCGTTCCGCAAGGTCCTCGCCGGCTTCACCGCCGAGTTCGGTCACTCGGTCCGGATCGTGGTGGCCAACGGCAACGGCGTCGACGCGATGCTGTCCGCCCGGCTGGCCGCGGACAACCGGCCGGACGTGGCGGTGCTGTCCGAGCCATCGCTGATCACCGAGTACGCCAACGCCGGCCACCTGGTCGAGCTGCCGGACCGGAAGTACGGCGCGAACCTCCCGGACTACTGGCGCACCCTCGCCGGCGTCGACGGCACCCTGTACGGGTGCTGGGTGAAGATCGCGCACAAGTCGCTGTTCTGGTACCGGCAGAGCGCGCTGTTCCCGGCGGCGGACGGCGATCCGCTGATCCAGCAACCGCCGCAGACCTGGGCCGAGTTCGTCGACCTCGTCAAGCGGTGGCCGGTCCGCGGCCAATCGCCGCTCGCGATCGGCGCGGCCGACGGCTGGGTGCTCACCGACTGGTTCGAGAACGTGCTGGCCTCGCTCAACAGCAACGACCAGACCGGCAACGCGTACGACGCGCTGGTCTCACCGCAGGCGGACTGGGACGTCGACATCGTCCGGCACGCGCTGCGCAACCTCGGCGAGCTGTGGTCGCTGCCGAACACGCTGCCCTACGGCGGCGCCCGCGCGCTGCTCACCCCGTTCGACGCGTCGGTCGCGCAGGTGTTCGGCGAGCACCGCGCCGGGATGCTGTTCGAGGGTGACTTCGTCGCCCCCATCGTGTCCGACCTGCATTCCGCCGACGAGCCGTCGTGCTTCCCGTTCCCGCCGGTGGAGGGGCGCCGGCGACCGCAGATCGTCGCCGGGGACGTGGCGGTGCTGCTGCGCCGCAGCACCGCCGGGCTGGACCTGATGGAGTACCTGACCACCAAGGCGGCCGCGACGCCGTGGGCGGACGCCGGCTTCCTGGTCGCCCCGTACCAGCAGAACCTGACCGTGGAGTACCCGCAGGCCCGGATGCGGCAACTGGCCGGCGAGATCAGCGATCCCACCGCGGAGGTCCGGTTCGACCTGTCCGACCAGCTGACCGGCAAGCTGATCGGCGACGACGGGAAGGGCAGCTGGCTGATCCTGTCCGACTTCTTCCGCGCGGTCACCGGCGGCGCACCGGTCGGGCGGGCGGTGGACGAGGCGGTGCGCCAGTTCGACCTGGCGACCGGGAGGCCGCGATGA
- a CDS encoding acetylxylan esterase — MLVDWPLERLREYRPERSEPADFDEFWAGTLKQARAKAGPATFTPHDAALATVEVFDLTFAGFDGQPVRGWFVLPTGVEGPLPCVVEYIGYNGGRGLAHERLDWSAAGYAHLIMDTRGQGSNGSTAGATADPDPVGLPNTPGFMTRGITDPESYYYRRVFTDAVRAVEVAREHPRVDPDRVVVAGGSQGGGITIAVAGLVDGLYAALPDVPFLCHYRRATEITDKNPYHEITQYCRTHRDATERVFASLAYFDGVNFAARASAPALFSVGLMDAVCPPSTVFAAYNHWAGTNKDIRVWPYNEHEGGAAFQRAEQLRYVRDLLR, encoded by the coding sequence ATGCTGGTGGACTGGCCACTGGAACGGCTCCGGGAGTACCGGCCGGAGCGCAGCGAACCCGCCGACTTCGACGAGTTCTGGGCGGGCACGCTGAAGCAGGCCAGGGCGAAGGCGGGCCCGGCGACGTTCACCCCGCACGACGCGGCGCTGGCCACCGTCGAGGTGTTCGACCTGACCTTCGCCGGCTTCGACGGGCAGCCGGTGCGCGGCTGGTTCGTGCTGCCCACCGGGGTCGAGGGCCCGTTGCCCTGCGTGGTCGAGTACATCGGCTACAACGGTGGCCGCGGGCTCGCGCACGAGCGGCTCGACTGGTCGGCGGCCGGCTACGCGCACCTGATCATGGACACCCGCGGCCAGGGCTCGAACGGCTCGACGGCCGGCGCCACCGCCGACCCCGACCCGGTGGGGCTGCCCAACACGCCGGGGTTCATGACCCGCGGCATCACCGACCCGGAAAGCTACTACTACCGCCGGGTGTTCACCGACGCGGTGCGCGCGGTGGAGGTGGCGCGCGAGCACCCCCGGGTCGACCCGGACCGGGTCGTCGTCGCCGGCGGCAGCCAGGGCGGCGGCATCACGATCGCGGTCGCCGGCCTCGTGGACGGGCTGTACGCGGCGCTGCCGGACGTGCCGTTCCTGTGCCACTACCGGCGCGCCACCGAGATCACCGACAAGAACCCGTACCACGAGATCACCCAGTACTGCCGGACCCACCGGGACGCCACCGAGCGGGTGTTCGCCTCGCTGGCGTACTTCGACGGGGTCAACTTCGCCGCCCGGGCGAGCGCGCCGGCGCTGTTCTCGGTCGGGCTGATGGACGCGGTCTGCCCGCCGTCGACGGTGTTCGCCGCGTACAACCACTGGGCCGGAACGAACAAGGACATCCGGGTCTGGCCGTACAACGAGCACGAGGGCGGCGCCGCCTTCCAGCGCGCGGAACAGTTGCGTTACGTTCGCGACCTGCTTCGCTGA
- a CDS encoding Scr1 family TA system antitoxin-like transcriptional regulator produces the protein MDSPPSECGALVAAAQPTPHCRRRALATVPVGHIVGRRERQKILVRTKKSVRYEIVLDELVLRRRTAPDDVLETQPRWLVMAAQVPNVEIRVLPIEADLGYHHSPVLRSLTSYSYPAAPSITVIETETTEAPSTGEDQLDRYSHAAAAGPTAWRPAARARWSASVIPRTARRPCCGVSPAAWTAFGPVVTGTPDAR, from the coding sequence CTGGACTCGCCTCCGTCTGAATGTGGTGCGCTGGTAGCGGCAGCGCAGCCGACGCCCCACTGCCGGCGCCGCGCGCTTGCCACGGTACCGGTTGGCCATATCGTCGGCCGCCGGGAACGACAGAAGATCCTTGTGCGAACGAAGAAGTCGGTCCGATACGAAATCGTCCTCGACGAACTCGTTCTCCGGCGCCGCACCGCTCCAGACGACGTGTTGGAGACCCAGCCTCGATGGCTCGTCATGGCAGCCCAGGTCCCGAACGTCGAGATCCGAGTCTTGCCAATCGAAGCCGACCTCGGCTACCACCACTCCCCCGTGCTCCGCTCCTTGACGAGCTACAGCTACCCGGCGGCACCGAGTATCACAGTGATCGAGACCGAGACCACCGAGGCACCGAGTACAGGCGAGGACCAGCTCGACCGATACAGTCACGCAGCGGCGGCCGGGCCAACGGCGTGGCGGCCGGCAGCGCGGGCGCGGTGGTCGGCGTCCGTGATTCCAAGGACCGCGAGGCGTCCATGCTGCGGGGTCTCGCCCGCAGCATGGACCGCCTTCGGGCCCGTCGTGACCGGCACGCCTGACGCTCGCTGA
- a CDS encoding sigma-70 family RNA polymerase sigma factor, which produces MALPLSEEYLTTRTDTDDRANSADLVRTYLNAIGRVRLLTAADEVTLAKRVEAGLYATEILHGRATEGPLATAYQADPESLRDALSRIVTEGVAARNRLLEANLRLVVSIAKRYTNRGIGFLDLIQEGNLGLVRAVEKFDFAKGYKFSTYATWWIRQAVTRAMAEQSRTIRLPVHMVEQVNKMVRARRELALALGREPSHLEIAEAMGVAPTDVLELIGYDRDPVSLDQGVGEDGESSLADFVQPQHDSDDTVSYGFLKHALEGVLSTLTERERAVIRLRYGLDDDRQRTLDEVGREFGLSRERIRQIEKMTLLKLRRPDNVSALRDYVN; this is translated from the coding sequence GTGGCCCTTCCACTGAGCGAGGAATACCTGACGACGCGGACCGACACCGACGATCGAGCGAACTCGGCGGACCTGGTGCGTACCTACCTGAACGCGATCGGCCGGGTCCGGCTGCTGACCGCCGCCGACGAGGTCACGCTCGCCAAGAGGGTCGAGGCCGGACTCTACGCGACCGAGATCCTCCACGGCCGGGCCACCGAGGGCCCGCTGGCCACCGCGTACCAGGCGGACCCGGAGTCGTTGCGCGACGCGCTGTCCCGCATCGTCACCGAGGGTGTCGCGGCCCGTAACCGGTTGTTGGAAGCCAACCTGCGGCTGGTGGTGTCGATCGCCAAGCGCTACACCAACCGCGGCATCGGGTTCCTCGACCTGATCCAGGAGGGCAACCTGGGGCTGGTCCGCGCGGTGGAGAAGTTCGACTTCGCCAAGGGCTACAAGTTCTCCACGTACGCGACCTGGTGGATTCGGCAGGCAGTCACCCGGGCGATGGCCGAGCAGTCCCGCACCATCCGGCTGCCGGTGCACATGGTCGAGCAGGTCAACAAGATGGTACGGGCGCGCCGCGAGCTGGCGCTCGCCCTCGGCCGGGAACCCAGCCACCTGGAGATCGCCGAGGCGATGGGTGTCGCACCGACCGACGTGCTGGAGCTGATCGGCTACGACCGCGACCCGGTCAGCCTGGACCAGGGCGTCGGCGAGGACGGCGAGAGCTCGCTCGCCGACTTCGTCCAGCCGCAGCACGACAGCGACGACACCGTCTCGTACGGGTTCCTCAAGCACGCGCTGGAGGGCGTGCTGTCCACCCTGACCGAGCGGGAGCGGGCCGTCATCCGGCTGCGGTACGGGCTGGACGACGACCGGCAGCGCACCCTCGACGAGGTGGGCCGCGAGTTCGGCCTGTCCCGGGAGCGGATCCGGCAGATCGAGAAGATGACGCTGCTGAAGCTGCGCCGCCCGGACAACGTCAGCGCGCTGCGCGACTACGTCAACTGA
- a CDS encoding AAA family ATPase: protein MPQQITRIRAQRFRSLAEVDVRLGRLNVLIGPNGSGKTNLLKVLQFLATMARYDLSFAVRDWNGFDHIQRQAGKPLPVRLTIEGRITEHSSDNALDEYMLRLSQTASGISRTEEFTFKRSSGRGRRYKASGKEIEISDLDSDAPRQVQRVADAQTTGLATLPKLADEQGGLGIRTFANFLSSIRVLEPDVVAARQPSRPYNANLADDASNLADALAQLKVSDPDAWPLLVADVRSCLPGLEEIQIVPVGGPGRAVSVQLVEQGVTKPIELADASFGTVRVLALLTALHEPDPPPFTAIEEIDHGLHPYALDILVDRMRAASSRTQILAATHSPTLVNRLTADEIIVCDREPETGASLIPATSSKQIRAQLAATDWQAGELWFSGALRGVPAGRAPTDRAWCSSSARTTTTRRASGICSSISIRGLPAGSDPYHGPLR, encoded by the coding sequence GTGCCTCAGCAGATCACCCGCATCCGGGCGCAGCGTTTCCGCTCGCTCGCGGAGGTCGACGTCCGGCTGGGCCGGTTGAACGTGCTGATCGGCCCGAACGGCTCGGGCAAGACCAACCTGCTTAAGGTGCTGCAGTTTCTCGCCACGATGGCGCGCTACGATCTGAGTTTCGCGGTCCGCGACTGGAACGGTTTCGACCACATCCAACGCCAGGCGGGCAAGCCGCTACCGGTCCGGCTGACGATCGAGGGCCGCATCACCGAGCACTCCAGCGACAACGCACTCGACGAGTACATGCTGAGGCTGTCGCAAACGGCTTCCGGGATCTCCCGGACCGAGGAGTTCACGTTCAAGCGCAGCAGTGGGCGCGGGCGGCGGTACAAGGCGTCGGGCAAGGAGATCGAGATCTCCGATCTCGACAGCGACGCACCTCGTCAGGTGCAGCGGGTGGCTGACGCGCAGACAACCGGGCTGGCCACCCTGCCCAAGCTGGCGGATGAGCAGGGGGGCCTCGGTATCCGTACCTTCGCCAACTTCCTGTCCTCGATCCGGGTCCTGGAGCCGGATGTGGTGGCGGCCCGGCAGCCCAGCCGTCCGTACAACGCGAACCTCGCGGACGACGCCAGCAATCTCGCTGACGCGCTTGCTCAGCTGAAAGTCAGCGATCCCGACGCCTGGCCGTTGCTCGTCGCCGACGTGCGCAGTTGCCTGCCGGGGCTCGAGGAGATCCAGATCGTTCCGGTGGGCGGCCCCGGCCGGGCGGTGTCGGTGCAGCTCGTGGAGCAGGGGGTGACCAAGCCGATCGAGCTGGCCGACGCGTCGTTCGGCACGGTCCGGGTCCTGGCCCTACTCACCGCGCTGCACGAGCCGGACCCGCCGCCGTTCACCGCCATCGAAGAGATCGACCACGGTCTTCATCCCTACGCCCTGGACATCCTGGTGGATCGGATGCGCGCGGCGAGCTCGCGCACCCAGATCCTCGCCGCGACCCACTCGCCGACGCTGGTCAACAGGCTGACGGCGGACGAGATCATCGTCTGCGATCGTGAGCCCGAGACCGGTGCGTCGCTGATTCCGGCCACCAGCTCGAAGCAGATCAGGGCACAGCTGGCGGCCACCGACTGGCAGGCGGGCGAACTCTGGTTCTCGGGTGCGCTGCGCGGAGTGCCGGCGGGAAGGGCTCCGACAGACCGGGCCTGGTGCTCGTCTTCGGCGAGAACTACAACGACTCGCAGAGCATCGGGCATCTGCTCGTCCATCTCAATCCGCGGCTTGCCGGCCGGGTCAGACCCTTACCACGGCCCACTTCGCTGA
- a CDS encoding S9 family peptidase, translating into MSDDILREFARTGGFRFGQPRDVTVSPDGARVLFLRAASGHDATTSLWQLDVATGAETLLADGAALTGGELSATERARRERSRERAAGIVGYATDRAADRAVFTVDGQLWLLAGGIPVRLPATGSVVDPRINPAGAHISYVSGGALRVIGVDGTDDRVLAEPETPDVSYGLAEHVAAESMHRDRGHWWSPDSSRLLVARVDDAPVATWYLADPADPARPPAAVRYPSAGTANAIVTLWLIDPDDGSRTEVVWDREGFEYLAAVDWSGPLSILVQSRDQREVQVLAVDEQTGATSLLHADHHDDWWELVPGLPARTASGALVWSADDGDTRRLLVDGTAVTPPGLQLRAVSGVDGDAVLCTAGTEPTEVHVWRWAPDTGPVRLSAGAGVHQGVTGGGTTVLTSRSLEYPGARVTVHRAEAVTPIASHAATATLTPRVRLYELGERALRSALLLPSWYQPGSSAPLPVLLDPYGGPHGQRVLHALDMYLMSQWFAEAGYAVLVTDGRGTPGRGPVWEHSIRGDKLTHALTDQIDALRAAAELHPELDLSRVGIRGWSYGGYLAAAAVLRRPDVFHAAVAGAPVTDPMLYDTHWQERYLGHPDQEPEVYRRNSLIPDATALTRPLLLMHGMVDDNVVVAHTLRLSGALLAAGRPHSVLPLTGVTHMAGQEDVAANLPRLELEFLDRILRPSRP; encoded by the coding sequence ATGAGTGACGACATCCTGCGCGAGTTCGCCCGTACCGGTGGATTCCGGTTCGGGCAACCGCGCGACGTGACCGTCTCGCCGGATGGCGCGCGGGTGCTGTTCCTGCGCGCCGCGTCCGGCCACGACGCCACCACCTCGCTCTGGCAGCTGGACGTGGCCACCGGTGCCGAGACGCTGCTCGCCGACGGCGCCGCGCTGACCGGCGGCGAGCTGTCCGCGACCGAACGGGCCCGGCGGGAACGCAGCCGGGAACGCGCCGCCGGCATCGTCGGCTACGCCACCGACCGCGCCGCGGACCGGGCCGTGTTCACCGTGGACGGCCAGCTGTGGCTGCTGGCCGGCGGCATCCCGGTGCGGCTGCCGGCGACCGGTTCGGTGGTCGATCCGCGGATCAACCCGGCCGGCGCGCACATCTCGTACGTCTCCGGCGGCGCGCTGCGGGTGATCGGCGTGGACGGTACCGACGACCGGGTGCTCGCCGAGCCCGAGACGCCGGACGTGAGCTACGGGCTGGCCGAGCATGTCGCCGCCGAGTCGATGCACCGCGACCGCGGCCACTGGTGGTCGCCCGACTCGTCCCGGCTGCTGGTCGCGCGGGTCGACGACGCGCCGGTCGCGACCTGGTACCTGGCCGACCCGGCCGACCCGGCGCGCCCGCCGGCCGCGGTGCGCTACCCGTCCGCCGGTACCGCCAACGCGATCGTCACGCTGTGGCTGATCGACCCGGACGACGGCAGCCGGACCGAGGTGGTCTGGGACCGGGAGGGCTTCGAGTACCTCGCCGCGGTCGACTGGTCCGGCCCGCTGTCGATCCTGGTGCAGAGCCGGGACCAACGCGAGGTGCAGGTACTCGCGGTGGACGAGCAGACCGGCGCCACCTCGCTGCTGCACGCCGACCACCACGACGACTGGTGGGAGCTGGTACCGGGGCTGCCGGCCCGCACCGCGTCCGGCGCGCTGGTCTGGTCGGCCGACGACGGCGACACCCGCCGACTGCTGGTGGACGGTACCGCGGTGACCCCGCCCGGCCTGCAACTGCGCGCGGTGTCCGGGGTGGACGGCGATGCGGTGCTGTGCACCGCCGGTACCGAGCCGACCGAGGTGCACGTGTGGCGTTGGGCGCCGGACACCGGCCCGGTCCGGCTGTCCGCCGGCGCCGGGGTGCACCAGGGGGTCACCGGCGGCGGAACCACGGTGCTGACGTCCCGCTCGCTGGAGTACCCGGGCGCCCGGGTCACCGTCCACCGCGCCGAAGCGGTCACCCCGATCGCGTCGCACGCCGCCACCGCGACGCTGACCCCGCGGGTCCGGCTGTACGAGCTGGGCGAGCGCGCGCTGCGCTCCGCACTGCTGCTGCCGTCCTGGTACCAGCCGGGCTCTTCCGCCCCGCTGCCGGTGCTGCTGGACCCGTACGGCGGTCCGCACGGACAGCGGGTGCTGCACGCGCTCGACATGTACCTGATGTCGCAGTGGTTCGCCGAGGCGGGCTACGCGGTGCTGGTGACCGACGGCCGCGGCACCCCGGGGCGTGGCCCGGTGTGGGAGCACTCGATCCGCGGCGACAAGCTGACCCACGCGCTGACCGACCAGATCGACGCGCTGCGCGCCGCGGCCGAACTGCATCCGGAACTGGATCTGTCCCGGGTCGGCATCCGTGGCTGGTCGTACGGCGGCTACCTGGCCGCGGCGGCGGTGCTGCGCCGGCCGGACGTGTTCCACGCGGCCGTGGCCGGCGCACCGGTCACCGACCCGATGCTGTACGACACCCACTGGCAGGAGCGGTATCTGGGCCACCCGGACCAGGAGCCGGAGGTGTACCGGCGCAACTCGCTGATCCCGGACGCCACCGCGCTGACCCGGCCACTGCTGCTGATGCACGGGATGGTGGACGACAACGTGGTGGTGGCGCACACGCTGCGGCTGTCCGGCGCGCTGCTCGCCGCCGGCCGGCCGCACTCCGTGCTGCCGCTCACCGGCGTCACCCACATGGCCGGCCAGGAGGACGTCGCCGCCAACCTGCCCCGGCTGGAGCTGGAGTTCCTGGACCGCATCCTGCGCCCGTCCCGCCCCTGA
- a CDS encoding ATP-binding cassette domain-containing protein — protein MCPDLELSDLDLAPTVAGAVPGRAIDGLSCAVAPGQVVAVIGETGFGGTRLARAVAGLDEPADGRIRFGDQHWSGEVAPCAFVPSGGGLLPQLSLRRNMLFGVRLREEIRAREESTAGWLERRRIRWRRYGQDSDQVDRMLAAFRLSAVERYVPDRVSAAQRMLTALGRALLHGRPVLVVDATGGQEPDDAYVQLLDQARAQRPDLAVLLCTDRPGLLRARTDPYAIDWVVVVGYRGTVVAQGPTAAVVRPASVDAAAVLYGDPMLIVPVDDWPTEWGVPGPAPAPGADWMAVGAPTTSPAGSAGRARGSQLVVEVLGPHERPRFQRVRAVAGGRRDWLLRLRRPVPVGHRVRVSATPGRAVRVPLDAAAPSAPLPPLATDPPGAPS, from the coding sequence ATGTGCCCAGACCTTGAACTCAGCGATCTCGACCTGGCCCCGACCGTGGCCGGTGCCGTCCCCGGCCGGGCCATCGACGGTCTGAGCTGCGCGGTCGCGCCCGGTCAGGTGGTCGCAGTGATCGGCGAGACCGGGTTCGGCGGTACCCGGCTGGCCCGCGCGGTGGCCGGCCTGGACGAGCCGGCGGACGGCCGGATCCGGTTCGGCGACCAGCACTGGTCCGGCGAGGTCGCACCGTGCGCGTTCGTGCCGTCCGGCGGCGGCCTGCTCCCCCAGCTCTCGCTGCGCCGCAACATGCTGTTCGGCGTGCGGCTGCGGGAGGAGATCCGGGCCCGCGAGGAGTCCACCGCCGGCTGGCTGGAACGCCGGCGGATCCGCTGGCGCCGGTACGGCCAGGACAGCGACCAGGTCGACCGGATGCTCGCCGCCTTCCGGCTCTCCGCGGTCGAGCGGTACGTGCCGGACCGGGTCAGCGCGGCGCAGCGGATGCTCACCGCGCTGGGCCGGGCACTGCTGCACGGCCGGCCCGTCCTGGTGGTCGACGCCACCGGCGGCCAGGAACCCGACGACGCGTACGTCCAGCTGCTCGACCAGGCCCGCGCGCAGCGGCCGGACCTCGCCGTGCTGCTCTGCACCGATCGGCCGGGGCTGCTGCGCGCCCGCACCGACCCGTACGCGATCGACTGGGTGGTCGTGGTCGGCTACCGCGGCACCGTGGTGGCGCAGGGGCCGACGGCCGCAGTGGTCCGGCCGGCCTCGGTCGACGCCGCCGCGGTGCTCTACGGCGATCCGATGCTGATCGTGCCGGTCGACGACTGGCCCACGGAATGGGGTGTGCCGGGGCCCGCCCCGGCGCCGGGTGCCGACTGGATGGCGGTCGGCGCGCCCACCACCAGCCCTGCTGGCAGCGCCGGCCGGGCCCGCGGCAGCCAGCTCGTCGTCGAGGTACTCGGGCCGCACGAGCGGCCGCGGTTCCAGCGGGTCCGTGCCGTCGCCGGTGGTCGCCGCGACTGGCTGCTCCGGCTCCGCCGCCCGGTACCGGTCGGGCACCGGGTCCGGGTGTCGGCCACGCCCGGCCGCGCGGTCCGGGTGCCGCTGGACGCCGCCGCGCCGTCGGCCCCGCTGCCGCCGCTGGCAACGGATCCTCCGGGGGCGCCGTCGTGA